A window of the Dyadobacter pollutisoli genome harbors these coding sequences:
- a CDS encoding FG-GAP repeat domain-containing protein produces MKIQLLAFMAFLSAERGFAQTATFNGELIDDKISIGYGVAQGDVDGDGKPDILLADKKEIVWYKNPGKKGQPWTKYVIAKDLTEQDNVCIAARDIDGDGKVEIAVGAQWNPSETKNLKQSGAVFYLAAPDDRTQAWEPVRLHHEVTIHRMQWVKKADGGFQLAVLPLHGEGNAAGEGVGVKLIIFDVPENRKTIWGYELVETNMHMTHNMQPMEVPGRILGLSIAGKEGVQVFLNGADGWAPSGNWMVAGSGVGEIRTGSLGKNQLFTAAIEPMHGSSLVVYSKDNRTVLTDKIKEGHALACADFFGQGRDQVVMGWRNPNVLGETGVRIFVGSDPEGKKWQEYVLDEKIKIACEDLLPADLDGDGDLDIIASGRATHNVVVYWNQRKK; encoded by the coding sequence ATGAAGATACAATTATTAGCTTTCATGGCTTTTCTGTCGGCGGAAAGGGGTTTTGCGCAAACAGCTACATTCAATGGTGAATTGATCGACGATAAAATCAGCATTGGCTATGGCGTCGCGCAGGGAGATGTGGATGGTGACGGAAAGCCGGATATTCTGTTGGCTGATAAAAAGGAAATTGTTTGGTATAAAAACCCCGGGAAGAAAGGCCAGCCTTGGACAAAATATGTGATCGCCAAAGACCTTACCGAGCAGGATAATGTATGTATCGCAGCTCGTGACATTGACGGCGACGGAAAGGTGGAAATAGCAGTAGGCGCACAATGGAACCCTTCCGAAACCAAAAACCTGAAACAATCGGGAGCTGTATTTTACCTCGCCGCTCCTGACGACCGGACACAGGCCTGGGAGCCGGTGCGCCTGCATCACGAGGTTACGATCCATCGGATGCAGTGGGTTAAGAAAGCAGATGGTGGTTTCCAACTGGCGGTACTTCCGCTGCATGGCGAGGGAAATGCGGCCGGCGAAGGTGTAGGAGTGAAACTGATCATTTTCGACGTGCCTGAGAACCGCAAAACGATCTGGGGCTATGAACTAGTGGAAACCAATATGCACATGACCCATAATATGCAGCCTATGGAGGTGCCAGGCAGGATTTTGGGACTTTCGATTGCGGGAAAGGAAGGCGTGCAAGTATTTTTGAATGGTGCGGATGGATGGGCACCGTCGGGAAACTGGATGGTAGCAGGTTCTGGAGTAGGAGAGATCAGGACGGGAAGCCTTGGGAAAAATCAGTTGTTTACTGCAGCTATTGAGCCCATGCATGGAAGTTCGCTGGTGGTGTATTCCAAAGACAATCGCACGGTATTAACAGATAAGATTAAAGAAGGCCACGCGTTGGCATGCGCTGATTTTTTCGGGCAGGGCAGGGACCAGGTGGTAATGGGCTGGCGCAACCCGAATGTGCTCGGGGAAACAGGAGTAAGGATTTTCGTGGGCTCCGACCCGGAAGGCAAAAAATGGCAGGAGTACGTTTTAGATGAAAAGATCAAGATAGCCTGCGAAGACCTGCTGCCTGCCGATTTGGACGGAGATGGCGATTTGGACATTATCGCCTCCGGCCGCGCTACGCATAATGTCGTAGTGTACTGGAACCAGCGTAAAAAATAA
- a CDS encoding Gfo/Idh/MocA family protein → MNTENKPKDVNRRDFLQKTTAAAIGSFFIVPRHVLGKGYRAPSDKLNIAGVGVGGKGFSDTNNAWNKGAENLVALCDVDWGQAQVKKNFELHPDAKKYKDFRKMFDEMEKDIDAVTVSTTDHMHAIIAMAAMQRGKHVYVQKPLTHDIYEARMLTEAARKYKVVTQMGNQGASNPAQNQMKEWFNKGLIGNVHEAHVWTNRPVWPQGIPVPTGKFEVPADLDWDLWVGSAEWVDYNPAWHPFKWRGWWNFGTGALGDMGCHLIDPAFRTLGLGYPTELECSVGQVFIKDWTAEYIPEGCPPSSRVQLKFPANKVNKSEVTLTWHDGGLRPFHPDLIPANDPLGEPDSSNGVLLIGEKGVMTCGTYGVAPKVYLKDGTKLEYKPGDFGNKYTTMPEFGHHVSWSDACKAGFNSKEHKVLTSSFDYAGPLTETVIMGNLGIRSYNLRQAKADGKGFDYPGRKKLLWDGNNMKITNFDEANQFVKRKYRGDWKLS, encoded by the coding sequence ATGAATACAGAAAATAAACCGAAAGATGTGAACCGCCGCGACTTTTTGCAAAAGACTACGGCAGCAGCAATTGGCAGTTTTTTTATTGTTCCCCGCCATGTGCTGGGCAAGGGCTATCGCGCTCCAAGCGATAAGCTCAATATTGCCGGTGTCGGCGTGGGCGGTAAAGGTTTTTCTGACACCAACAACGCATGGAACAAAGGCGCTGAGAATCTGGTAGCACTTTGTGACGTGGACTGGGGGCAGGCACAGGTAAAAAAGAATTTCGAGCTGCACCCTGACGCCAAAAAATACAAGGATTTTCGTAAGATGTTCGACGAAATGGAAAAGGACATTGACGCGGTAACAGTTTCTACTACCGACCATATGCACGCCATTATCGCTATGGCTGCCATGCAGAGAGGTAAGCACGTGTATGTCCAGAAGCCTTTGACGCACGATATTTACGAAGCGCGGATGCTGACCGAAGCCGCCCGCAAATACAAGGTAGTAACGCAAATGGGTAACCAGGGAGCATCCAATCCTGCCCAGAACCAGATGAAAGAATGGTTCAACAAAGGGTTGATCGGTAATGTACACGAAGCACACGTGTGGACAAACCGTCCGGTATGGCCACAAGGTATCCCTGTCCCAACAGGCAAATTTGAAGTTCCTGCAGATCTTGATTGGGATCTTTGGGTAGGTTCTGCAGAATGGGTGGATTATAATCCGGCATGGCACCCGTTCAAATGGCGTGGATGGTGGAATTTCGGTACCGGTGCATTGGGCGATATGGGCTGCCACCTGATCGACCCTGCTTTCCGTACATTGGGACTAGGCTATCCTACCGAACTTGAATGTAGCGTGGGCCAGGTTTTCATCAAAGACTGGACCGCTGAGTACATTCCTGAAGGCTGCCCGCCATCATCGAGAGTACAATTGAAATTCCCGGCTAACAAAGTCAACAAATCAGAAGTTACATTGACTTGGCATGATGGCGGTCTTCGTCCATTCCACCCGGATCTGATTCCTGCAAATGATCCGCTGGGAGAGCCGGACAGCAGTAATGGTGTTCTTTTGATCGGTGAAAAAGGGGTAATGACCTGCGGAACGTACGGTGTTGCTCCCAAAGTATATCTGAAAGACGGAACCAAGCTGGAATACAAGCCAGGTGATTTTGGAAACAAATACACCACCATGCCTGAGTTCGGTCACCACGTTTCATGGTCAGACGCTTGTAAAGCAGGTTTCAACAGCAAAGAGCACAAGGTGCTAACTTCGTCGTTCGACTACGCCGGACCTTTGACAGAAACGGTGATCATGGGTAACCTGGGTATCCGAAGCTATAACCTGCGTCAGGCAAAGGCTGATGGAAAAGGATTTGACTATCCAGGTCGTAAGAAATTGCTATGGGATGGTAACAATATGAAAATCACCAACTTTGACGAAGCCAACCAGTTCGTAAAACGCAAATACCGCGGCGACTGGAAATTGTCGTAA
- the rfaE2 gene encoding D-glycero-beta-D-manno-heptose 1-phosphate adenylyltransferase, translated as MNFTESKILRLEEAISTIEDWQRAGQKVVFTNGCFDIVHLGHIDYLEKARALGDRLVLGLNTDASVSRLKGPLRPVVNEYARARLMAALSFIDAVILFDEPTPSQLIEAVRPDILVKGDDYTVENIAGADFVLGKGGEVKTIALVKGYSTTALIEKIKQGYK; from the coding sequence ATGAATTTTACAGAAAGCAAGATCCTCAGATTAGAAGAAGCCATATCTACCATTGAAGACTGGCAGCGTGCTGGCCAAAAGGTGGTTTTCACAAATGGATGCTTCGATATTGTACATCTCGGACATATTGATTATCTTGAAAAAGCACGCGCACTCGGCGACAGGCTCGTATTAGGCCTTAATACAGACGCTTCTGTAAGCAGATTAAAAGGCCCGTTACGCCCGGTGGTCAATGAGTATGCAAGAGCAAGATTGATGGCTGCTTTATCTTTTATAGATGCTGTCATTTTGTTCGACGAACCGACGCCAAGTCAGTTGATTGAGGCAGTAAGACCTGACATTTTGGTCAAAGGAGACGATTATACTGTCGAAAATATTGCTGGCGCGGATTTTGTTTTAGGTAAAGGAGGTGAGGTAAAAACGATAGCCCTTGTCAAAGGATATTCGACTACCGCATTGATTGAAAAGATAAAACAAGGATATAAATAA
- a CDS encoding lysylphosphatidylglycerol synthase transmembrane domain-containing protein, with the protein MKNVLRYTISLVLAGGLIWFVFKDINLSEMLDRFAKSDWRWIAVSCFFLLCAHVTRAWRWGMLMEPLGHKPGLVNSSVSVLTGYFANYIVPRMGEVTRCGTLYRLEGIPVNLSFGTVVAERIFDVIILLILIGLNFILEFERLSTFFTDFFQSKIGGSQGGSGSGLLLGILVGGLVLVAVAGFILFKNVALRNKMQQNAIIAKIVSFAQGMLEGLLSVRKLRSPGLFILSTLMIWVLYFLISYVLFFCIPETSDLGPLAGLTLLVVGAIGMTAPTQGGIGAYHLLVGNVMVLYGLSQNDGITLATFIHGAQMIFMLLIGALAFLYVLVQNKKALPEPEQVSAGN; encoded by the coding sequence ATGAAGAACGTCTTACGTTACACGATATCGCTTGTGCTAGCAGGCGGCCTGATCTGGTTTGTTTTCAAAGACATCAATTTGTCCGAGATGCTCGACCGGTTTGCCAAATCCGACTGGCGATGGATAGCGGTTTCCTGCTTTTTCCTGCTATGTGCCCACGTTACCCGCGCCTGGCGCTGGGGAATGTTAATGGAGCCGCTAGGCCACAAACCCGGGCTGGTAAATAGTTCAGTGTCAGTATTAACAGGGTATTTTGCCAACTACATTGTCCCAAGAATGGGCGAGGTAACGCGCTGTGGTACATTATATCGCCTCGAAGGCATTCCGGTGAACCTCAGCTTTGGAACTGTTGTCGCGGAACGGATTTTCGACGTGATCATCCTCCTAATATTAATCGGCCTGAATTTCATTCTGGAATTCGAACGGCTGAGCACATTCTTTACCGATTTTTTCCAAAGTAAAATTGGGGGTAGCCAAGGTGGATCGGGAAGCGGTCTGTTACTCGGTATATTGGTAGGCGGCTTGGTTTTGGTAGCAGTAGCTGGTTTTATTTTGTTCAAAAATGTCGCTCTGAGAAATAAGATGCAGCAAAATGCGATCATTGCCAAGATTGTCAGTTTTGCGCAAGGAATGCTGGAAGGGCTGCTAAGCGTTCGCAAACTGCGGAGTCCGGGATTATTCATCCTCAGCACTTTAATGATTTGGGTGCTTTATTTCCTGATTTCATACGTACTATTCTTTTGTATCCCCGAAACCTCAGATCTGGGCCCACTGGCCGGCCTCACCTTGCTGGTAGTAGGCGCGATAGGCATGACGGCCCCCACACAGGGAGGTATCGGCGCATACCACCTGCTCGTCGGGAACGTTATGGTTCTTTACGGATTGTCACAAAATGATGGTATTACGTTAGCCACTTTCATTCACGGGGCACAAATGATATTTATGCTGCTGATTGGCGCACTGGCCTTTTTGTATGTTTTGGTACAAAACAAAAAAGCATTGCCAGAGCCCGAACAAGTGTCTGCCGGGAATTAA
- the glmS gene encoding glutamine--fructose-6-phosphate transaminase (isomerizing), which translates to MCGIVAYVGNREAYPLILKGLKRLEYRGYDSSGIALLENDKLNIYKKKGKVSDLESVLADKHLTATIGIGHTRWATHGEPNDVNAHPHFSNNRKLSIIHNGIIENYASIKQQLIKKGHVFLSDTDTEVLIHFIEDIQLETGGSLESAVRLALKEVVGAYAIVVMSVDHPGQLIAARKGSPLVIGIGEGEFFFASDATPIIEYTKDVVYLDDYEVAVISDGKLSIQNLDNTATIPYIQKLEMELETIEKGGYDHFMIKEIFEQPRSIADSMRGRVRADDAHLQLGGLSNYLDKLANSDRIVIIGCGTSWHAGLVAEYLFEELARVNVEVEYASEFRYRNPVINEKDIVIAISQSGETADTLAAIELAKSKGATIFGVCNVVGSSIARATDAGAYTHAGPEIGVASTKAFTAQVTVLTLMAIATAKRKGTISEETYRQLLIELETIPSKVSKVFENASKIKEIAFIFTYARNFIYLGRGLNFPVALEGALKLKEISYIHAEGYPAAEMKHGPIALIDEDMPVVFLATKDGSYEKIVSNIQEVKARKGRVIAIVTEGDTLIPGMVDFVIEVPKTHEILTPLVSVIPLQLLSYYIAVMRGRNVDQPRNLAKSVTVE; encoded by the coding sequence ATGTGCGGAATTGTGGCTTATGTTGGAAACAGGGAGGCATATCCTCTGATTTTGAAAGGGCTTAAAAGACTCGAATACCGGGGATACGACAGTTCAGGTATTGCCCTGCTCGAAAATGATAAATTGAATATTTACAAGAAAAAGGGTAAGGTGTCAGACCTGGAAAGTGTACTGGCCGACAAACATCTTACAGCAACAATCGGAATAGGGCATACCCGGTGGGCAACACATGGCGAGCCAAACGACGTCAATGCGCACCCTCACTTCTCCAATAACCGCAAGCTTTCCATCATCCACAACGGGATCATTGAAAATTACGCGTCCATCAAACAACAGCTGATTAAGAAAGGACATGTCTTTCTAAGCGATACCGATACAGAAGTGCTCATTCATTTTATTGAAGACATCCAGCTGGAAACCGGTGGTTCGCTTGAATCTGCCGTACGCCTCGCTTTAAAGGAAGTAGTAGGTGCATATGCTATCGTAGTGATGTCGGTGGATCATCCTGGCCAGCTTATTGCCGCGCGAAAAGGCAGCCCGCTGGTCATTGGAATCGGGGAGGGGGAGTTCTTTTTTGCTTCCGATGCGACGCCCATTATTGAGTATACCAAAGACGTCGTGTATCTGGACGACTACGAGGTCGCTGTGATCAGTGACGGAAAGCTCAGCATTCAAAATCTTGATAATACCGCTACCATTCCGTACATCCAGAAACTGGAAATGGAGCTCGAAACCATTGAAAAAGGTGGTTACGACCATTTTATGATCAAGGAGATCTTCGAACAACCACGGTCCATTGCTGACAGTATGCGGGGCAGGGTACGTGCCGACGACGCACATTTACAGTTGGGAGGGTTGAGCAATTATCTTGATAAGCTCGCCAATTCCGACAGGATCGTGATCATTGGCTGTGGTACTTCCTGGCACGCTGGGCTTGTAGCGGAATACCTGTTTGAAGAACTGGCACGCGTCAATGTGGAAGTGGAGTACGCTTCCGAATTCAGGTACCGTAATCCTGTGATCAACGAGAAAGATATCGTTATCGCGATTTCACAATCGGGAGAAACGGCCGATACATTAGCTGCCATCGAACTGGCTAAGTCAAAAGGAGCGACCATTTTTGGCGTTTGTAATGTGGTAGGCTCGTCCATTGCACGCGCTACCGACGCAGGCGCCTATACACATGCGGGCCCTGAGATAGGAGTGGCGAGTACCAAGGCATTTACGGCTCAGGTGACTGTGCTAACGTTAATGGCCATCGCGACGGCAAAAAGAAAAGGTACCATTTCAGAGGAAACTTATCGTCAGCTACTGATCGAGCTGGAAACGATTCCTTCGAAGGTAAGCAAGGTGTTCGAGAACGCTTCCAAAATCAAAGAGATCGCGTTTATCTTTACCTATGCGCGAAATTTCATTTATCTCGGACGAGGACTGAATTTCCCGGTAGCATTGGAAGGCGCGCTCAAACTGAAAGAAATATCCTACATCCACGCGGAAGGTTATCCAGCTGCCGAAATGAAGCACGGACCTATCGCATTGATAGACGAAGATATGCCGGTAGTGTTCTTGGCAACGAAAGACGGGTCATACGAGAAAATCGTGTCGAACATTCAGGAAGTAAAAGCAAGAAAGGGGCGTGTGATCGCCATTGTTACCGAGGGAGATACATTGATTCCCGGTATGGTTGATTTTGTGATTGAAGTGCCGAAAACGCATGAAATCCTGACGCCGCTGGTTTCTGTGATTCCATTGCAGCTGCTATCCTACTACATTGCTGTGATGCGCGGCCGTAATGTGGATCAGCCGAGGAATCTTGCGAAATCAGTGACAGTGGAATAA
- the gcvT gene encoding glycine cleavage system aminomethyltransferase GcvT, whose protein sequence is MKTVPLHQVHIRLGAKMVPFAGFEMPVRYSSDLDEHHTVRNNVGVFDVSHMGEFSVKGPKALDLIQKVSSNDASALYDGKVQYSYLPNATGGVVDDLLVYRIKEDDYMLVVNASNIEKDWNWIQSQNTEGVAMENLSDALCLFAVQGPNATATLQKLTSVDLPSMEYYTFQIGEMAGIADVVISATGYTGAGGFEIYVKNEDAEKMWDAIFEAGAEFGIKPVGLGARDTLRLEKGFCLYGNDIDDNTSPLEAGLGWVTKFSKDFINSENLKKQKEAGLTKKLVGFEMIDRGIPRGHYELCDADGGKLGEVTSGTQSPTLQKGIGMGYVPAAFSKPDTEIFVKVRDKLLKAKTVKLPFVKN, encoded by the coding sequence ATGAAAACTGTCCCTTTACATCAAGTTCATATCCGGTTAGGCGCTAAAATGGTCCCGTTCGCGGGTTTTGAAATGCCTGTGCGCTATTCTTCGGATCTGGACGAGCACCACACTGTAAGAAATAATGTCGGCGTTTTCGACGTGTCACATATGGGAGAGTTTAGTGTAAAAGGGCCGAAAGCATTGGACCTGATACAAAAAGTGTCGTCGAATGACGCTAGTGCATTGTACGACGGCAAAGTTCAGTACAGCTACCTCCCCAATGCAACCGGCGGAGTGGTGGACGATTTACTGGTTTACCGCATTAAAGAAGACGATTATATGCTGGTAGTGAATGCTTCCAACATTGAAAAAGACTGGAACTGGATCCAGAGCCAGAACACAGAGGGTGTCGCAATGGAAAATCTTTCCGACGCGCTTTGCCTTTTTGCAGTGCAGGGGCCCAATGCTACCGCTACTTTGCAAAAACTAACTTCGGTCGATTTACCCTCCATGGAATATTATACCTTCCAGATCGGAGAAATGGCTGGTATTGCGGATGTCGTGATTTCAGCAACGGGTTATACAGGTGCAGGCGGATTTGAAATATATGTTAAAAATGAGGACGCCGAAAAAATGTGGGATGCCATATTTGAAGCTGGCGCTGAATTTGGAATAAAACCTGTTGGCTTAGGCGCAAGAGATACATTGAGACTGGAAAAAGGCTTTTGTCTGTACGGAAATGATATCGACGACAACACTTCTCCATTAGAAGCTGGCCTTGGCTGGGTTACCAAGTTTTCGAAGGATTTTATCAATTCAGAAAACCTTAAAAAACAAAAAGAAGCCGGTTTGACTAAGAAACTGGTGGGCTTTGAAATGATCGACAGAGGAATTCCGCGCGGACATTATGAATTGTGTGACGCGGACGGTGGCAAACTGGGAGAAGTTACATCCGGAACGCAGTCACCTACGCTGCAAAAAGGGATTGGAATGGGGTATGTACCGGCTGCATTCAGCAAACCGGATACAGAGATTTTTGTAAAGGTCAGAGACAAACTGCTGAAAGCAAAAACAGTAAAGCTGCCTTTTGTAAAAAACTAA
- a CDS encoding glycogen/starch synthase yields the protein MEKLRILYVASEINPFLQTTDVADYVRKLPQAMQERGAEIRILVPRFGLINERKNRLHEVVRLSGINITVGDEEKPLIIKVASIPNAKLQVYFIDNDDYFHRKSVFFDKENNFYDDNDERAIFFCKGVLETVKKLGWAPDVVHCNDWMTALIPLYLKTTYRNDPMFKDTKSVFTVHNNAFDFKFDADLQSKAKAMDVSDEALAHLHSADFEGFVKIGCAYADAVLKADDHCSESLNQIFNDAPKRVELDEQDEKFSESYYNLYTDLMS from the coding sequence ATGGAGAAACTACGAATTTTGTATGTAGCCAGTGAAATCAACCCTTTCCTCCAAACCACTGATGTTGCCGATTACGTAAGGAAACTTCCTCAGGCAATGCAGGAACGAGGTGCAGAAATCAGAATTCTTGTTCCCCGTTTTGGTCTTATCAATGAACGCAAAAACCGGCTTCATGAAGTAGTTCGACTTTCAGGAATAAATATTACCGTAGGAGATGAAGAAAAGCCACTAATCATTAAAGTAGCCTCTATTCCAAATGCGAAGCTGCAAGTCTATTTTATAGACAATGATGATTATTTTCACCGTAAATCAGTGTTCTTTGATAAAGAGAACAATTTTTATGATGACAATGATGAACGTGCGATTTTCTTCTGTAAGGGGGTTTTGGAAACGGTAAAAAAATTGGGATGGGCTCCGGATGTAGTTCACTGCAACGACTGGATGACAGCGTTGATCCCATTGTATTTGAAAACTACGTATCGCAACGATCCGATGTTTAAGGATACAAAAAGTGTATTTACGGTACATAACAATGCTTTTGACTTCAAGTTCGATGCAGATTTGCAAAGCAAAGCAAAAGCGATGGATGTAAGCGATGAGGCTTTGGCCCATTTGCACTCTGCGGATTTCGAAGGTTTTGTAAAAATCGGGTGTGCTTATGCAGATGCGGTTTTGAAAGCGGACGATCACTGCAGCGAAAGCCTTAACCAGATTTTCAATGATGCGCCTAAGCGTGTTGAGCTGGATGAGCAGGACGAAAAGTTCTCTGAGTCTTACTACAATTTGTATACTGACCTGATGAGTTAG
- a CDS encoding 2-phosphosulfolactate phosphatase, with translation MKQLDVCLTPDLLHLHKLNNSIVVVADIFRATSCMVTGLAYGVKSITPVASIEECKFLQDKGFIAAAERDARKVEGFDLDNSPFSYMNERLIGSEIAMTTTNGTLSISKAKASAVKVMIGSFLNLGALVNSLKSEPYDILVLCAGWKGRPNLEDTLFAGALADALKEQFMLLEDGTLMAQRLYLQSKDNLLASVSNSSHVRRLQRLGIQKDISYCLQTDLYDVVPVLRGTTLVAMN, from the coding sequence ATGAAACAACTTGATGTTTGCCTCACGCCTGATCTGCTTCATTTACACAAGCTTAATAATTCAATAGTTGTAGTTGCCGACATATTCAGGGCTACTTCCTGCATGGTTACCGGCCTTGCCTATGGTGTAAAAAGCATTACTCCGGTCGCCAGTATTGAAGAATGTAAGTTCTTGCAGGACAAAGGTTTTATTGCCGCGGCCGAGCGTGACGCAAGAAAGGTAGAGGGTTTTGATCTCGACAATTCGCCATTCAGCTATATGAATGAGCGGCTCATCGGTTCAGAGATCGCAATGACAACTACCAATGGAACGTTATCTATTTCCAAAGCCAAGGCTTCCGCGGTAAAGGTAATGATCGGATCTTTTCTTAATCTGGGTGCATTGGTCAATTCTCTGAAATCGGAACCATACGACATTCTGGTACTTTGCGCGGGCTGGAAAGGAAGGCCCAACCTGGAAGATACGCTCTTTGCTGGCGCATTGGCCGACGCATTAAAAGAACAGTTTATGTTATTGGAAGACGGCACATTAATGGCCCAACGACTTTATCTTCAGAGCAAGGACAACCTCCTGGCCAGCGTTTCCAACTCGTCACACGTACGCCGACTGCAACGTTTGGGCATTCAGAAAGACATTTCCTACTGCCTTCAGACTGACCTTTACGATGTAGTGCCTGTACTGCGGGGAACCACTTTGGTGGCTATGAATTAA
- the panC gene encoding pantoate--beta-alanine ligase, translating to MEVFTSVKSLRNFLDQQILQQKTIGLIPTMGALHEGHISLIEASKTDNHITVCSVFVNPTQFNNAEDLLKYPRTLEADCVMLENAGCSAVFAPSVEEMYPEPAVLKINFGSLESVMEGASRPGHFNGVGIVVSKLFNIVRPHHAYFGQKDLQQVSVIRRLITDLAFDLKLVVCPTIRETDGLAMSSRNRRLNDEERAIAPHIHRILTTSKNNLLAGKPVKDVIKSAHGEFAGIKEFTLDYFEVVDVKTLMSIESIGAEDSNAICIAAFLGPVRLIDNVVF from the coding sequence ATGGAAGTATTTACTTCAGTCAAAAGCCTTCGGAATTTTCTTGATCAGCAAATATTACAACAAAAAACCATTGGCCTGATACCTACCATGGGTGCCTTGCACGAAGGTCACATTTCGCTCATCGAGGCTTCCAAAACAGACAATCACATTACCGTTTGCAGTGTTTTTGTCAACCCGACGCAGTTCAACAATGCTGAGGATCTTCTCAAATACCCCAGGACGCTCGAAGCGGATTGTGTCATGCTGGAAAACGCCGGTTGTTCGGCCGTATTTGCGCCCTCAGTGGAAGAAATGTACCCGGAACCTGCTGTGCTCAAAATCAATTTCGGCTCGCTCGAAAGCGTAATGGAAGGCGCTTCAAGACCGGGACATTTTAATGGCGTGGGGATCGTGGTATCCAAGCTGTTTAATATCGTCCGTCCCCACCATGCTTATTTTGGTCAAAAAGATTTACAGCAGGTTTCGGTTATCAGAAGATTGATCACTGATCTCGCATTCGATCTTAAACTCGTTGTATGCCCCACTATCCGCGAAACGGATGGATTGGCGATGTCATCGCGAAACAGACGGCTCAATGATGAAGAAAGAGCCATTGCACCTCACATCCATCGTATTTTGACGACCTCAAAAAATAATCTGCTCGCAGGTAAGCCTGTAAAGGATGTTATAAAGTCCGCACACGGCGAGTTTGCAGGTATTAAGGAATTTACACTCGATTACTTTGAAGTGGTGGACGTGAAGACTTTGATGTCCATTGAAAGTATTGGTGCTGAAGATAGTAACGCCATTTGTATCGCAGCGTTTCTTGGGCCGGTGAGGTTGATTGATAATGTTGTTTTTTAA
- the panD gene encoding aspartate 1-decarboxylase, protein MQITIMKSKIHRVKVTQAELNYVGSITIDEDLMDAAGLLENEQVHIVNNNNGERFVTYVIKGERGTGMICLNGAAARRVQIGDIIIIIAYGSMTQEEAKTFKPMVVFPDHNNRLVV, encoded by the coding sequence ATGCAAATAACCATCATGAAATCGAAGATTCACCGGGTGAAGGTGACTCAGGCGGAATTGAATTATGTAGGCAGTATCACCATTGATGAAGATCTGATGGACGCTGCGGGATTGCTGGAAAACGAACAAGTACATATTGTCAACAATAACAATGGCGAACGCTTTGTAACTTACGTCATTAAGGGAGAAAGAGGTACCGGCATGATCTGCCTCAACGGCGCGGCTGCCAGGAGAGTACAGATCGGTGATATCATTATTATCATCGCATATGGCTCCATGACCCAGGAAGAGGCCAAAACCTTCAAACCAATGGTCGTTTTCCCGGATCACAACAACCGTCTGGTTGTGTAA
- a CDS encoding zinc metallopeptidase produces MAGAYLIGILVMVISLYVQWRLKSKFEEYSQVGLSNGMSGKEIAETMLRESGIYDVRVVSVEGRLSDHYNPQDKTVNLSPDVFYGRSVSAAAVASHECGHAVQHATAYKWLQFRSQMVPFLSVSSRYMQWVILGGILLLNTTPIPLTIGVALFAATTLFSFITLPVEYDASNRALAWIQKNRIVNEKEYIMSADALKWAARTYLVAAIGSLATLLYYVSLLMGRRD; encoded by the coding sequence ATGGCAGGTGCATATTTGATTGGTATACTCGTGATGGTCATTAGCCTTTACGTGCAATGGCGATTGAAGAGTAAATTTGAAGAGTATTCTCAGGTAGGCCTGAGCAATGGTATGAGCGGAAAGGAAATCGCGGAAACCATGTTGCGGGAAAGTGGCATTTATGATGTCAGGGTAGTATCTGTTGAAGGACGGCTGAGCGACCACTATAATCCTCAGGATAAAACGGTTAACCTTAGCCCGGACGTGTTTTACGGCCGCAGCGTATCGGCTGCTGCGGTAGCTTCTCACGAATGCGGACACGCGGTACAGCACGCGACGGCCTATAAATGGTTGCAGTTCAGGTCGCAAATGGTGCCTTTTCTGAGCGTTTCGTCACGTTATATGCAGTGGGTAATCCTTGGTGGTATCCTATTGCTGAACACTACGCCTATTCCGCTGACCATTGGTGTTGCGCTATTTGCAGCTACTACTTTGTTCAGTTTCATCACACTTCCTGTGGAATATGATGCAAGTAACAGAGCATTGGCCTGGATCCAGAAAAACAGGATTGTGAACGAGAAAGAGTACATTATGTCCGCAGATGCTCTTAAATGGGCCGCAAGGACATACCTGGTCGCTGCTATCGGTTCATTGGCTACTTTACTTTACTATGTAAGCCTTTTAATGGGCCGTCGGGACTAG